Part of the Bacillota bacterium genome, CTTTGCACCGCTGGCCGGAGCGTAGGAACCCAATCAATCCGCCGGCGTGTGATCGGCATCGTTGTGCGTGCAAACGACTATATCAACCTTGCAGCGTCCAGTCGCGCGTGCGAACTGGCGTAGGAAGTTCCTAGCCGACGCGCCTCCGTCCA contains:
- a CDS encoding MBL fold metallo-hydrolase; this encodes MTPRTSKFIAIAVAQGDAFFLERDGRTVLVDGGASARNFLRQFARATGRCKVDIVVCTHNDADHTPAD